One Lycium barbarum isolate Lr01 chromosome 5, ASM1917538v2, whole genome shotgun sequence genomic window carries:
- the LOC132639967 gene encoding serine/threonine-protein kinase SAPK7-like, which translates to MQKYEVVKELGSGNFGVARLMRHKETKQLVAMKYIERGRKIDENVAREIINHRSLRHPNIIRFKEVVLTPTHLAIVMEYAAGGELFDRICQAGRFSEPEARYFFQQLISGVHYCHNLQICHRDLKLENTLLDGSPAPRLKICDFGYSKSSVLHSRPKSTVGTPAYIAPEVLSRREYDGKSADVWSCGVTLYVMLVGAYPFEDPDDPKNFRKTISRIMGVQYKIPDYVHISQDCKHLLSRIFTASPARRITLKEIKNHPWFLKSLPKELTETAQAVYYKRDNPTFSLQTVEEIMKIVTEARNPPPTSRPVPGFGWGSEEEEDDETKEEEEEDEEDEYEKQVKQVHASGEFHITHDHDA; encoded by the exons ATGCAGAAGTACGAGGTGGTGAAGGAGTTGGGATCTGGGAATTTTGGGGTGGCCAGGCTCATGCGCCACAAAGAAACTAAACAGCTTGTTGCCATGAAATACATTGAGCGTGGTCGCAAG ATTGATGAGAATGTGGCAAGAGAAATCATAAATCACAGATCACTCCGCCATCCTAACATTATTCGTTTCAAAGAG GTGGTTTTAACACCAACACACTTGGCGATAGTAATGGAGTATGCAGCTGGTGGTGAGCTCTTTGATCGCATCTGTCAAGCTGGTCGATTCAGTGAGCCTGAG GCCCGGTACTTTTTTCAACAGTTGATCTCTGGAGTCCACTACTGCCACAACCTG CAAATATGCCATAGAGATCTGAAGTTGGAAAACACACTGTTAGATGGCAGTCCAGCACCTCGCCTTAAAATTTGTGACTTTGGTTACTCCAAG TCCTCCGTGCTGCATTCACGACCCAAATCAACTGTTGGAACTCCAGCTTATATTGCTCCAGAGGTTCTCTCTCGTAGAGAATATGATGGCAAG TCGGCGGATGTATGGTCGTGTGGAGTGACTCTATATGTCATGTTGGTGGGAGCATATCCTTTTGAAGATCCAGATGATCCCAAGAATTTCAGAAAAACTATTTCC AGAATAATGGGTGTTCAATACAAAATCCCAGACTACGTGCACATATCTCAGGATTGCAAGCACCTTCTTTCTCGCATATTTACCGCCAGTCCCGCCAGG AGAATCACACTAAAAGAGATAAAGAACCACCCATGGTTCTTGAAGAGCTTGCCAAAAGAACTAACAGAAACAGCTCAAGCAGTATATTACAAAAGAGACAACCCAACATTTTCCCTTCAGACCGTTGAGGAGATCATGAAAATTGTAACAGAGGCAAGAAATCCACCACCTACATCAAGGCCTGTTCCGGGCTTTGGCTGGGgatcagaagaagaagaagacgacgagaccaaagaagaagaagaagaagatgaagaagacgaGTATGAAAAACAAGTCAAGCAAGTCCATGCAAGTGGAGAGTTTCATATCACACATGATCATGATGCTTAA
- the LOC132639970 gene encoding uncharacterized protein LOC132639970, with amino-acid sequence MPLYKRKPFALVEKPKDLKPNELVFQVRFTKEIFRDYGEYLKRINLYRHRVWTCKLTGKNYLTYEEALVSEKKAAEEVQKFPEELVAPVLRDVQFSMLSLKDLGDAVAQKLQGGLSEGSELYGRKNNHVYSCKIERVVKDGEKTRYEVAWLDKYERLPENTAIDEEDLIRCKVRFSRAFLRSFIRESTYRSIPWVLHEKLAKKHGIPTDPPDELKDRFFMQDGVVVINRKRKKSEDEAKENGFRDPDEIGREDKLKAQSIRYPIDDLLVQYTESDKQLTERPPPCREFNVPMECVGDLLMVWDFCTSFGRLFHLLPFSLEDFERAVCHKGSNIVVISECHSALLRFLWKDNSEYFIAVQKKRPKLKITLITWTEYLSDFLELTGFVELSNHIATIKRGHYGLLDIQAKLAILRELVCRVLETEYFKEKLDEDIEKQYALAATRREEILEESRKKREDHLKIQSNGKEATKGCGNSSDTGSDNHLGENGDIPSSNGKQTSQSKHSLENSDNELLVSFKNAKKRKVDVQNATAKMNASSKIASNKLIKEEGKETFENRSMDQRAAHRMRKNEIKEHLENRSKEQRKEYLEREIEKRVIRTNPLGKDRDYNRYWFFRRDGRIFVESSDSVQWGYYSSKEELDALIGSLNVKGERERALKKQLEKLYAKISAELQKRSKDVAQKAATDDAEVRRSTRVRAPPRDNPALAFLKYVNKWKVD; translated from the exons ATGCCGTTATATAAAAGAAAGCCATTTGCTTTGGTGGAAAAACCAAAGGATTTGAAGCCTAATGAGCTCGTGTTCCAAGTTCGTTTTACTAAAGAGATATTTAGGGATTATGG TGAGTATTTGAAACGGATAAACCTGTATCGCCATAGGGTGTGGACATGCAAATTGACAGGAAAGAATTACTTGACATATGAGGAGGCTTTGGTTTCGGAGAAGAAGGCTGCAGAAGAAGTTCAGAAGTTCCCCGAGGAACTAGTGGCTCCAGTTCTCCGTGATGTGCAATTCA GTATGCTCAGCTTAAAAGATCTTGGGGATGCTGTTGCTCAAAAGCTGCAGGGCGGTCTTTCAGAAGGTAGTGAATTATATGGGAGGAAAAACAATCATGTATACTCCTGCAAAATTGAGAGAGTTGTGAAGGATGGTGAGAAAACTCGTTATGAGGTTGCATGGCTAGACAAATATGAAAGACTGCCTGAGAATACAGCCATCGATGAAGAAGATCTGATTAGGTGCAAAGTGCGATTTAGTAGAGCTTTTCTGAGGTCTTTTATCAGAGAATCTACATATCGAAGCATTCCCTGGGTCTTGCATGAAAAATTGGCAAAGAAGCATGGGATTCCAACTGATCCTCCAGATGAGCTTAAAGACCGATTCTTTATGCAGGATGGAGTGGTTGTTATAAataggaagagaaagaaaagtgAAGAT GAGGCAAAAGAGAATGGTTTCCGAGATCCCGACGAGATAGGAAGAG AAGACAAACTGAAGGCACAATCCATTAGATATCCAATCGATGATCTTTTGGTGCAATATACAGAGTCCGATAAACAGTTGACTGAACGCCCTCCTCCATGTAGGGAATTCAACGTCCCAATGGAATGTGTGGGGGATCTTTTGATGGTCTGGGACTTTTGTACTTCATTTGGCAGGTTATTCCACCTGTTGCCATTCTCCCTTGAAGATTTTGAAAGGGCTGTCTGTCACAAAGGAAGCAACATTGTTGTCATATCTGAATGTCATTCAGCCCTTCTTCGCTTTCTTTGGAAAGATAACAGTGAGTATTTCATAGCTGTACAGAAGAAAAGGCCAAAGCTGAAG ATTACTTTAATCACCTGGACGGAGTATTTGTCCGATTTTTTGGAATTGACTGGTTTTGTTGAATTGTCTAATCATATTGCAACAATTAAGAGAGGTCACTATGGTCTTCTGGACATTCAGGCCAAATTGGCAATCTTGCGTGAATTGGTTTGTCGAGTCCTTGAGACAGAGTATTTTAAGGAGAAGTTGGATGAGGATATTGAAAAGCAGTATGCACTTGCAGCAACAAGGAGAGAGGAGATTTTGGAAGAATCTAGAAAGAAGCGAGAGGATCATTTGAAAATACAGTCTAATGGGAAGGAAGCAACAAAAGGGTGTGGCAACTCCTCAGATACTGGGAGCGACAACCACCTTGGTGAGAATGGAGATATACCAAGTAGCAATGGCAAACAAACATCTCAATCAAAACATTCATTAGAAAACAG TGACAATGAGCTATTAGTCTCATTTAAAAATGCTAAGAAGAGAAAGGTTGACGTCCAAAATGCTACAGCAAAGATGAATGCTTCCTCTAAGATTGCTTCTAACAAATTGATAAAGGAAGAAGGGAAGGAAACATTCGAAAACAGGAGTATGGACCAAAGAGCTGCTCACAGAATGCGGAAGAATGAGATAAAGGAGCATCTTGAAAACAGGAGTAAGGAGCAAAGG AAAGAATATCTTGAACGGGAAATCGAGAAGAGAGTAATACGCACCAATCCATTGGGAAAGGACAGAGATTATAATAGGTATTGGTTTTTCCGCCGTGATGGAAGAATATTTGTTGAGAGTTCAGATTCTGTCCAGTGGGGCTATTACTCTTCCAAGGAAGAG CTTGATGCTCTGATCGGATCACTGAATGTCAAGGGTGAAAGAGAGAGGGCTCTTAAAAAACAACTGGAAAAACTCTACGCCAAAATAAG CGCGGAACTTCAAAAGAGATCGAAGGATGTGGCTCAGAAGGCAGCAACAGACGATGCTGAGGTTCGGAGATCAACACGTGTCCGTGCTCCACCAAGGGATAATCCTGCTCTTGCCTTCTTGAAGTACGTTAACAAGTGGAAGGTAGACTAA
- the LOC132639971 gene encoding uncharacterized protein LOC132639971 — MSHMERRKMEEALEVKSLRRIISAYLNYPEAAEEDVKRWERSFKKLPPHHKALLSHLPLKFQKLRWCITQNSYFIFEMLKMFEPPLDMSQDVDICENQHLDDSSGSHHFSRSRNLCLCESTSTSGGVDCDCLAEPSSEETCNGKCPAPTKFNEEQGIDGCKSLPDRDTYASACCNGNLSSSSPDWLDPSMQLHVPLVDVDKVRCIIRNIVRDWAKEGEKERDQCYRPILEELERLFPNRSKENPPACLVPGAGLGRLALEISCLGFASQGNEFSYYMMICSSFILNHTQAAGEWTIFPWIHSNCNSVSDNDQLRPVPIPDIHPASAGITEGFSMCGGDFVEVYSDPSQAGVWDAVVTCFFLDTAHNIVEYIEIISKVLKDDGVWINLGPLLYHFADMYSPEDEMSIDLSLEDVKRVALHYGFIFEKESTIETTYTTNPQSMMQNRYYAAFWTMRKRTMATL; from the exons ATGTCGCACATGGAGCGTCGGAAGATGGAAGAAGCCCTAGAAGTTAAATCCCTCCGCCGTATCATCAGCGCTTACCTCAA TTATCCTGAAGCTGCAGAAGAGGATGTGAAAAGATGGGAAAGGTCTTTTAAAAAACTACCGCCACATCATAAG GCCCTACTATCTCACCTTCCCTTGAAGTTTCAGAAGCTTAGATG GTGCATCACTCAGAATTCATATTTCATATTTGAGATGCTAAAG ATGTTTGAGCCGCCACTTGATATGAGCCAGGATGTTGATATTTGTGAAAACCAACATCTAGATGATTCGTCAGGTAGTCATCACTTTTCTAGATCAAGGAACCTTTGCTTGTGTGAGTCAACCTCAACTAGTGGTGGAGTAGATTGCGACTGCTTGGCTGAACCGAGCTCTGAAGAAACCTGCAATGGGAAGTGCCCGGCACCAACAAAATTTAATGAG GAGCAAGGCATTGATGGTTGCAAGAGCCTTCCAGACCGGGACACATATGCTTCTGCTTGTTGCAATGGAAAT TTATCTTCATCATCTCCGGACTGGTTGGACCCATCTATGCAGCTGCATGTTCCACTTGTTGATGTGGATAAG gttCGTTGTATCATCAGAAACATTGTAAGAGACTGGGCCAAGGAG GGTGAAAAAGAACGTGATCAGTGTTATAGGCCCATTCTGGAAGAGCTTGAACGCCTATTTCCTAATCGATCTAAAGAAAA TCCTCCAGCCTGTTTGGTTCCTGGCGCTGGACTTGGAAGACTTGCTCTAGAAATTTCATGTCTTG GTTTTGCTAGCCAGGGAAACGAGTTCTCATACTACATGATGATCTGCTCCAGTTTTATTCTTAATCA TACCCAAGCTGCTGGTGAATGGACAATCTTTCCATGGATACACAGCAATTGCAATTCGGTGTCAGACAATGATCAGCTTCGTCCTGTTCCTATTCCAGATATCCATCCGGCTAG TGCAGGAATTACTGAAGGCTTTTCCATGTGTGGTGGTGATTTTGTTGAGGTTTATAGTGATCCAAGCCAAGCAG GAGTTTGGGATGCAGTTGTCACTTGTTTCTTCCTAGACACCGCCCATAACATTGTGGAGTATATTGAGATAATCTCAAAGGTCCTGAAAGATGATGGA GTTTGGATAAACCTGGGGCCCTTGCTTTACCATTTTGCAGATATGTATAGTCCGGAAGAT GAAATGTCTATCGATCTGAGCTTGGAGGATGTGAAAAGGGTTGCTCTTCATTATGGATTTATCTTCGAG AAAGAATCAACTATCGAGACAACATATACTACAAATCCACAGTCAATGATGCAA
- the LOC132639968 gene encoding protein OPI10 homolog, with protein MFGVVFPNRSFPMDISTFTQIDTTHWVLDMNTFVGEAYDSIREVCIFLINNLTLPPDKALAVYIQSPGSPFLFCGAVTVTRPSAVLSLPWPEPGGPLQLTADATPISAKIGVSVEDLATLPSLDVAAEQKIERLALKVGENLFNFMQSFCGVDGSKLVVPMDILDRWFKKFQERAKRDPEYLKGFAL; from the exons ATGTTTGGAGTGGTGTTCCCGAACCGAAGCTTCCCTATGGATATCTCCACCTTTACTCAAATAGACACCACCCATTGGGTCCTTGACATGAACACCTTTGTTG GGGAAGCATATGATTCAATTCGAGAAGTCTGCATATTCCTCATCAACAACCTCACGCTACCACCAGACAAGGCCCTGGCTGTGTATATCCAATCCCCTGGCTCACCTTTCCTCTTTTGTGGTGCAGTCACGGTGACTCGACCCTCTGCTGTGCTGTCGCTTCCTTGGCCAGAGCCAGGTGGCCCACTGCAGCTCACTGCTGATGCAACTCCAATCTCTGCCAAGATAGGTGTTTCAGTTGAGGATCTTGCAACACTTCCCTCCCTGGATGTGGCTGCAGAGCAGAAAATTGAGAGGTTGGCACTGAAAGTTGGTGAGAATTTATTCAATTTCATGCAGTCATTTTGTGGGGTGGATGGCAGTAAGCTGGTGGTGCCTATGGATATATTGGATCGCTGGTTCAAGAAATTCCAGGAACGAGCAAAGCGAGATCCAGAATATTTGAAGGGCTTCGCTTTGTAG
- the LOC132639969 gene encoding uncharacterized protein LOC132639969, with the protein MSFRQLMRRSSKLALSARSTLLARSTRSFCSDSEKSRSTAASAASYYHLSGGPSHMRAAVFWEPGKPLTFEDFHMPRPKANEVLIKTKACGVCHSDLHVIKGELPFASPCVVGHEITGEVVEHGQLSDSKIIERLPVGSHVVGAFIMPCGSCLFCSKGQDDLCEAFFAYNRAKGTLYDGETRLFLRSNDKPVYMYSMGGLAEYCVVPAHALAVLPNSLPYTESAILGCAVFTAYGAMAHAAQVRPGDAIAVIGIGGVGSSCLQIARAFGASEIIAVDVQDEKLQKAKFLGATHCVNAAKEDAVKRIKDITGGLGVDIAVEALGRPQTFSQCVQSVRDGGKAVMIGLTLSGAKGEVDINHLVRRQIKVIGSYGARARQDLPKLIKLAESGIFNLTAAVSRTCKFEEAPQAYKDLDKGAIAGRAVVEIM; encoded by the exons ATGTCTTTCCGTCAGCTTATGCGCAGATCATCAAAGCTTGCCCTTTCAGCTAGATCAACACTCTTGGCTCGTTCCACTCGATCCTTTTGTTCTGATTCGGAGAAGAGTAGGAGTACAGCAGCATCAGCGGCATCGTACTACCATCTGAGCGGTGGGCCTTCTCACATGCGAGCTGCTGTGTTTTGGGAACCGGGGAAACCCCTCACCTTTGAAGACTTCCATATGCCCCGCCCTAAAGCTAATGAAGTTCTCATCAAAACTAAAG CCTGTGGGGTCTGCCACTCTGACCTGCATGTAATAAAAGGTGAACTTCCATTCGCTAGTCCTTGTGTTGTGGGGCACGAGATTACTGGTGAAGTGGTTGAACATGGACAGCTCTCAGACAGTAAAATCATTGAAAG ACTTCCTGTGGGATCTCATGTTGTTGGAGCTTTCATCATGCCTTGTGGTAGCTGCCTCTTCTGCTCTAAG GGTCAAGATGACTTATGTGAGGCTTTCTTTGCTTACAACCGAGCGAAGGGAACTCTTTATGATGGGGAAACGCGACTGTTCCTCCGCAGTAATG ATAAGCCGGTGTATATGTATAGCATGGGAGGTCTAGCTGAGTACTGTGTAGTTCCAGCACATGCATTGGCTGTTCTGCCAAATTCATTGCCATACACAGAATCAGCCATTTTAGGATGTGCAGTTTTTACTGCCTATGGCGCCATGGCTCATGCTGCTCAGGTGCGTCCAGGTGATGCTATTGCCGTGATTGGTATAGGAGGTGTTGGCTCAAG CTGTCTGCAAATAGCAAGAGCATTTGGGGCGTCAGAGATTATTGCAGTAGATGTTCAAGATGAGAAATTGCAGAAAGCTAAATTCCTTGGAGCCACTCATTGTGTAAATGCAGCAAAGGAGGATGCGGTGAAGAGAATAAAG GACATCACAGGAGGCTTGGGTGTTGACATAGCTGTTGAAGCTTTGGGAAGACCACAAACATTCTCGCAATGTGTGCAGAGCGTTCGCGATGGAGGCAAGGCTGTGATGATTGGACTTACACTATCTGGTGCTAAGGGGGAGGTGGATATAAACCACCTGGTGCGACGACAG ATAAAAGTAATTGGCTCTTATGGGGCCAGAGCAAGACAAGATCTCCCTAAGCTGATTAAGCTCGCCGAAAGTGGCATATTCAATCTAACTGCAGCTGTTTCAAGGACCTGCAAATTTGAGGAAGCTCCACAGGCATACAAAGATCTGGATAAGGGAGCCATTGCTGGACGAGCCGTCGTTGAGATAATGTAA